The uncultured Celeribacter sp. genome includes the window TCACCGAGGCCCGCGAGAGGGTCCGCGCGGCCCTCGCGGCGATGCAAATCGCACTGCCATCGAAGAAACTCGTCATCAACCTCTCACCCGCCGATCTGCCGAAAATCGGCTCGCATTTCGACCTGCCCATCGCATTGGCCATCCTCGCTGCCACCGGCTTGATCCCCGCCGAGAAGGCCGAAGAGACGCTGTCCTTGGGCGAATTGGCGCTGGACGGGTCGCTCGTCGCAGTCAACGGCGCGCTGCCTGCCGCATTGAAAGCCGCTGAGCTGGACTGTGTCCTCGCCTGCCCCGAGGCCTGCGGATCGGAGGCTGCTTGGGTCGGTGCAACGCCAGTCTATGGCGCGAAAAACCTCGCGCAATTGCTCCGGCATTTCATCGGCGACCGACCCTTACATGAGGCACAGCCGGGCGAGATCACTCTACCCAATCACCACCGCGACCTGCGCGATGTGAAAGGTCAGGAAAAAGCCAAACGCGCCATGGAGATCGCCGCCGCAGGCGGGCATCACATGTTCATGGTCGGCACACCCGGGTCCGGCAAATCCATGTTGGCGGCGCGGCTGCCGACGATCCTGCCGCCGCTTTCGGCGCAAGAAGCCTTAGAAACGTCGATCATCCACTCCCTCGCAGGCCTGTTGGACGAAGGCGGCATTTCCCGCGCGCGGCCCTTTCGTGAGCCGCATCATACCGCCTCCATGGCCGCCATCGTTGGCGGCGGGCGCGGCGCGCAGCCGGGGGAGATTTCGCTGGCGCATAACGGCGTGTTGTTCCTCGATGAATTCCCGGAATTTCCCCGCGCCGTCCTAGAAACCCTGCGTCAGCCCATCGAGACCGGCGAGGTCATGGTCGCCCGCGCCAACGCCCATATGCGCTACCCCGCGCGGTTCATGTTGGTCGCGGCAGCGAACCCCTGCAAATGCGGGTATCTGCCCGACCCGGCGCGGGCCTGCGCCAAAGTCCCGCTTTGTGGTGAGGAGTATCTTGGCCGTATTTCCGGGCCTTTGATGGATCGTTTCGATTTGCGCCTCGAGATGCCGCCCGTGCAGT containing:
- a CDS encoding YifB family Mg chelatase-like AAA ATPase yields the protein MVARTFSVAFEGIEARPVEVQCAIAPGLPSFTIVGLPDKAVTEARERVRAALAAMQIALPSKKLVINLSPADLPKIGSHFDLPIALAILAATGLIPAEKAEETLSLGELALDGSLVAVNGALPAALKAAELDCVLACPEACGSEAAWVGATPVYGAKNLAQLLRHFIGDRPLHEAQPGEITLPNHHRDLRDVKGQEKAKRAMEIAAAGGHHMFMVGTPGSGKSMLAARLPTILPPLSAQEALETSIIHSLAGLLDEGGISRARPFREPHHTASMAAIVGGGRGAQPGEISLAHNGVLFLDEFPEFPRAVLETLRQPIETGEVMVARANAHMRYPARFMLVAAANPCKCGYLPDPARACAKVPLCGEEYLGRISGPLMDRFDLRLEMPPVQFQDLDLPPSGDSSATVAARVAQARAIQTERYDGTGFRTNAQIEGQMLDDVASPDTEGREILTKAAEKLGLSARGYHRVLRVARTIADLAGEEDVRRPHLAEALSYRVVSGVLN